A genomic stretch from Anticarsia gemmatalis isolate Benzon Research Colony breed Stoneville strain chromosome 26, ilAntGemm2 primary, whole genome shotgun sequence includes:
- the LOC142984264 gene encoding ecdysone oxidase-like, producing MADAATTLTTIKTMQTALATIHLLALTAHQYPQACTYTNGTSHDYIIIGGGSAGSVLASRLSESASNSVLLIEAGGYAPLECDLPGAFPLHPGTFYDFDYLSQNDGYTSQNGQNYGIPVTAGKMLGGSSALNHMIHVHGDPHDYDNWATILGDDTWSYSNVQPFLKKQEKLIDDVLLASEYADNHGTSGPMLIRREPSDSNTNYLAAYKELGHNVVLDTTSTTSTLGYSEPLYNIANNMRQNNALAYLGIAKNRTNLCVALQTSVTKIIIKNKVAVGVQVRDANNNVYVFYANKEVIVSAGAINSAKLMMLSGVGPSDHLTSFGIEVIADLPVGQNLQDHTNAVVLYQMETASATGAAANPHVFPVPATIGYAALDSSQTYPDYQVINLLFTPDSAAALLQLCSNSFRYSNAVCQSMYEAALTRNTLLSVNNLMQPVSRGQVLLASADFDDAPLIYTGALSNSSDLTLLRDSLADFHKIIDTTYFTNANATLVTLDLCAGKTDSAFWECYAVAMSATMWHYAGTCAMGSVVDSEFRVKGIDQLRVVDAGAMPTEVSGNINAAITMLGERAAYFILS from the exons ATGGCGGACGCAGCAACTACTCTCACGACCATCAAGACGATGCAAACAGCGCTAGCAACTATACACTTGCTAGCTCTCACTGCGCACCAATACCCACAGGCTTGCACCTATACTA ATGGAACTTCGCATGACTACATTATTATAGGCGGTGGCAGCGCTGGATCAGTGCTAGCCAGCAGACTCTCGGAGAGCGCTAGCAACAGCGTGTTGTTGATTGAAGCCGGTGGATATGCACCTCTGGAGTGCGAC TTGCCTGGCGCTTTCCCGCTACATCCCGGCACTTTTTACGATTTCGATTACTTATCCCAAAACGACGGCTACACATCCCAAAACGGACAAAACTACGGCATCCCCGTCACAGCCGGCAAAATGCTAGGAGGATCAAGTGCACTTAACCATATGATACACGTTCATGGAGACCCCCATGATTATGATAATTGGGCAACAATTTTAGGCGATGATACCTGGAGCTACTCCAATGTTCAGCCATTTTTGAAGAAGCAGGAGAAGTTGATAGACGATGTCTTACTCGCCAGTGAATATGCTGATAACCACGGAACTAGCGGACCCATGTTAATAAGGAGAGAGCCCAGTGACTCCAACACTAACTACCTGGCGGCGTACAAGGAGCTCGGTCACAACGTTGTGTTGGACACCACTTCAACTACTTCGACACTCGGCTACTCTGAGCCGCTGTACAACATCGCTAACAACATGCGTCAGAACAACGCGCTCGCGTACCTCGGAATTGCCAAGAACCGCACTAACCTCTGTGTAGCTCTGCAGACCTCCGTGACTAAGATCATCATCAAAAACAAAGTCGCTGTCGGAGTACAAGTCCGCGACGCCAACAACAACGTCTACGTATTTTACGCCAACAAAGAAGTGATAGTATCTGCCGGAGCGATCAACAGCGCTAAGCTCATGATGTTGTCTGGTGTCGGACCGTCGGATCACCTCACGTCCTTCGGCATCGAAGTCATCGCTGACCTCCCCGTCGGACAAAACCTGCAGGACCACACCAACGCCGTAGTTTTGTACCAGATGGAGACGGCTTCGGCAACAGGCGCCGCAGCTAACCCGCACGTGTTCCCCGTACCGGCGACCATCGGTTACGCGGCCCTCGATTCCTCGCAAACTTACCCAGACTATCAAGTGATCAACCTGTTGTTCACGCCTGATTCAGCCGCCGCTCTGTTGCAGCTTTGCAGCAACTCGTTCCGTTACTCTAACGCTGTCTGTCAGAGTATGTACGAAGCGGCTCTTACTAGAAATACATTATTGTCGGTCAACAACTTGATGCAGCCCGTCTCCCGCGGTCAGGTGTTGCTGGCGAGCGCTGATTTCGACGACGCCCCCCTCATCTACACCGGCGCGCTCAGCAACTCTTCTGACTTGACATTGTTGAGGGACTCGCTCGCCGACTTCCACAAGATCATTGACACGACTTACTTCACGAATGCCAACGCTACATTGGTAACGTTGGACTTGTGCGCGGGTAAGACTGATAGTGCGTTCTGGGAGTGTTACGCGGTGGCTATGTCTGCTACTATGTGGCACTACGCTGGTACCTGCGCTATGGGATCTGTTGTGGACAGCGAGTTCCGCGTCAAGGGTATTGATCAACTGCGAGTGGTTGACGCCGGTGCTATGCCCACGGAGGTGAGCGGTAACATCAACGCAGCTATCACTATGCTCGGTGAACGAGCGGCTTATTTCATTCTGTCGTAA